The sequence TACACTCGGCTGTAATAGACATAATTAAACGCTTAGTACATTAATCTTAGTACATTGTGGTGGCGGTTATGTTGAACATcctttgcttaaaaataaaatgtgctgAGTTAAGTTATTGTTTTGTAAcccctgatttgcataaaccatcTTACTTTGATGTGTGAGCATTATCTAACgggcatttttaaataattttttaacgagGGGAGAatatccaaaggctctctgaaaaTATTCCTgcaaaccacatttttttttgcattactttatttatttttgaagtttgcacaAATTTATGACGCCTCTTGTATTTAGTGCACATGTCCACATTTTGTTGATTGAGCTGCCAatagaaaacagatatttttttttaccaatatttatAACTGCTATcagagaaatagaaaaataccACCTATTATTAAGTAAAGGGTAATTGTATGGTACAAAGAAATCTTCATAATaccaaaattctaaaaataatttttgaatataaatgtttGCTCTTAATAATCTTTTCCTTTAAACCATTTAtcatacaaaacaaaacaaatcaaagaaACAGTCTTGACTAGAAATCAATTACAATTATATCTGGACAATGTATAACAAATGAATATCATTGTGCCAAGCAGTAGATAAACTcagtgataataaaataaaattcattttaatattgggACAAATGAGAGTAAAAACACTTGAGTTCCTTTTAAGCAACTGAAAAGCTAAGggataaatattacaaaatgcagTATAAGCTCTTTTTAACCTTCCTGTGCGTATAAACTATAAGAAAAGTATTATTAcccttttaacttaaaatttaatttagtaaaatgagaaaaaaaaagcattaaataaatatacaagaataacttaagaaaaataataattcttacatTAAATGCATCCTTCTATTATATTTAGAACTCagtctacaaagatttcattGCACATATAAGATGAAAGTCTTTCaagaatacaaattaatattctatagaataaaatatatataatcaaagacATGACACAGAACACAATATTTAGGCATGCAACATGAACAATTAACATCACTTTCAAagaacatttgaattaaattaaatttctattttattgaacATAATTTCAGACAATGGGATGCTAATTGGAAGGATGAGAATTAGTATACTCAATAATGTGCGTAAAAATTCTTGAGTGGGATTTTATGGCaccttttgataatttatatatcaaaacagTGTTTCTCATAtatctaattcttttaaaatattgcttacaaTACAACCAATGTAATTctagaaaacaaatttatcatcaattcattctacaaaattttcattacgAATAATGCAATTCTtgccaattttatataaaaaaattatatgaagataaTTAATAAGTGTTCTTCGTAAAACAGTATGCACCACATCTGTAGATTTGGATTATAAGAATAGTAAattagaagtattttatttattaaaaaaattaatcactgatataaaagtGATTCTTTATGATTTCTTAAACTAtcagaatgaatttctttttgaaatagttAATTGTTGTACTATAATGCAACAATTAtctctatatgtatttttttctaataccTTGAACAGAAGATTAGTGGTTTCTCAGTGAAATATTggcaaaagaataaattaaagattttagtcataattttcaaatgttaaagattaaataaaataatattttttcattaaataaaaatttaacctctTTCTTTGGGAGGGAGAGGATAACATGGAAGCTTCTCAGGAAGTACTTTAATTTCATCCAATCAAAAATGCATTCAAACAAATaagttttctcattaaaattcttattttatatatttaaaaaataaggcttAATAATTTAGTTGACTTTAAAAAGGAAAACCATATAAAGTAGCATTTTTTCATAGGCAatcaatttaagttaaaaaaaatatatatcaattgcAAGGTTGTTTCAAACAATttgcaatcaaataaaaataagtacagaaatatatattatatcaccCACAATGTGAAAAAGAAATGGTAAAGAAGcacttaagaaataataaattgtaaatactgatatattttcaaaattatatgttcaATGTAATTAATATGTAGATTATGTTTTAACAGTTATATCAACAAActgatatataattcaattacttttaaataataaagaatgcaaGCACTACTTTCATTAAGCTCAAATATCTTGTGCTTAAACttgcaaatttatgtttttttttttagagtaaaGATCATAATGAAAGTAAAATCTTCGGATtatgaaaagaatgatttttttttttttaagtttctggATTATTTTACCATAgatattagaaatgaaatatgagAACGGTTTCTTAATGCAAATAACTTCAAAGTTAtagcttttatataattaaatatacataaaatttttatatatatttcaaaataattaaaaatatttgtgaaatgctTCTGTCataaaatttatcacaatttatttgtttattttgaaaacagaaattaCTGGGAGGAAGGATTTGGCATTCAGTtagttttgtatataataaaaactcTTCACAGAATGATATCTGTATTATCCACAAGTACTTGAAAAAcacacaatttataaaaaatatttaacattttacttcCAGTAAAAAGTTCAGAGAAGCACTGACTACACTAAAAATATGtcccttttaaattttttctttattatcagaAAAGGACTGTATAATGAATAACACAATCACCGATATTAAATTCTACTTGTTAAACTGttcaaataattatgaagatTTATACAGATCTTTACAGCAATAAATACTTACAATAaagtactaaaatattatttgcattctcGGTGTTTAACAGGTTGTGCACCTTCCTCATCTGATTCGACCGTTACAAGTGACTCTGGTTGAAGGCATGTAAACTTTAATTTAAGACCTTTACCTGGAAGAATACTCACGGACCATAATGAAGGCAGTTTTCGCAATTTCCTTGTATTCTTTTTATGAGGTATTTTCGTTTTTGGTGTGTCTTCAAATGATTGGGCTTTTGTACATGGCGAATGACTCTGCATCTGAAATGAAACACTCAATGATTAAAATTCCTGTTATATAAGTTATACATCTAAGAACttcaaacacaaaaataataatgttcttccTAAAACTTTCAGTAAATTTGAGGTTATGACagcaaagcaaaataatattgcCTTTCACCTCCTTTAtgccaatgaaataaatttttgaaaaatttgaagttttcccATTCATTTTGTTCTTAGTTTGAATGCTCATAATTTCATACCtctaatttacataaattacCTTTGAAACCtccaatcattttaaaataataaaaatattcattctcatAAAATTCAGGAAAAGTGCAATCATTTCAGATATCAAattgttacatattttattttcagcagtGGTATCAAGCAAATAAAGCTCTTTGATCTTATGCTacatattagtaaattttaaaagagcaACATTTATTCccagcatttaaattttttagtagtGATGAACGTTACATTGTATCACTATGCCTCACAGTTTGGATACAATGTTAAATTATAGTAGCAATAGTTATTATAAAGAATAGgcctttattaaactttatttgaattgaaatgtacagatatttaattatttctttagcaagtaaaaaataataccacatttgataaatttacatataattgaaTAGCTTCAAATGTGGGAAAATATATAGCACGTaactgcaacagcaacactggagtTTCCATACGTTCTCCAGACactaaaactttctttcatttttgcctattttttatgttttgcttatgtccgaaataaaatataagcaaatgttaaatatagaaaaaaaaaaaaaaagtgttaagcgatatgaagaaaaaaagtaaacattctaTAAAAAAGCTATGCAAAGCTATATGGAGGACAGacttaaaaaattaaccaatttatttattttattattattttttatttctaataaaagaatatttaaattaaaagttgcaAAACTAttagaagtaataaaatttaagttataaaattattaagttataaatttatatgctcATTTGAAATGTGTTAATTGTACAAAATTATGTACGAAACATTATGCCTCACTTTTTCTGTCAAACTGAAACTATCTGACATAGTTTGTAGTAAAATCTATGTTtacataataaagaataaataaagtacATTTAGAACATCCATTTAACTCAACAGAACAAAAATACTagctttattattaaagtattattcattataaaatataaaccacTTATGAATAAAGAGAATTACAAATACAGAATATTACTTTTAACATGTAAAAATGGagatttacttataaaaatataattaatggtgaaaattcttctaaaatacatGGACTTCTAGAAACTAgataaatgacaaaatttgaaataaactggAACTAATGTtgcaattactttaaaatgaaactcACCATAATGATATGCCACTGCttctcttatattaaaaaaacttgatccaattgatacagaaaaaaaacttgGATTTAAGTAGCGATTTGCCATTTTGCCTATGCAAGTATTATGGTGCTATCCTACTTCTAATAATTGAATTCTCATAGTACAGTTGAACTCATTAAGTTTATTTAAGATTACTAAGTGACTGACTATGAAACCTTGCCATCAACTTAAGGAAAATAGATCCCTAGAGTTGAAATCAATGATGACACTGATAAATCACTATACAGACAGACAAGGACAAATGGCCCTGGTTTCCAACCTCATCAAATGAAGAAGTTCATTTTATGAAGTCCATATTACAAGTAATCAATCAAACacattttgattgatttaatgaTTCTACATTATGATGCATGCCTTtgttaataaatcataaaaactgATATTAGAAAAAGATCATGTATAAATTATTGGCTTTTAATTTTCGTTAaagttgtaataataaatttctttccattttaataaacAGTCACAACATAATTTATACCAAAGCTAGAGATTTGGTGTAAAGTGCAGTGATTCaatttttagaaggaaaaaataatatccCCATTCATAACTCCAggttttaataattacaaaatttaacgaGCCTATTAGATTTgcacattctaaattttaaagagtaattttaaattgactttaaaGTCTGCAAATTTAATAGAATTGGAAGCAAAGACTTCCATGTCCAAGTAAATTAACACTAAAAATCAAgagtagttttatttaaataataaaatacttaaccATAGATATTTATGCTTTTGAACAAATGCAATGTGACAAAAATATTTGTGGTAAAAGAGCAGATTTCATGCAATGGGATTTCATTTGAGTTTAATAGAGTCAATCTTTCTACCAAAATAGaacagaatgaaattttattttagttaaaaaaaacctGTTAATTTCAATATAGTACAATGGTTGCTTGTCTgtacaaaatgtatataaatgcagATTTTGGACAGTAAAGGCCAGTCCCCTCCCACCCAAATCAACAATTATAAGTATGGAATCTTAAATGCAGAGTAAATGAAAacattactataatttttattaaattattttctaagtaaaaaaattattaaatatatatcaaaatcacaaatattttaataacatcacaataacattttaaaacattccatTCTAATAGGGTTCCaaagtataaaagttttaaaagaaaggaaCTAATGCTACTAAAAACTGGCTTTATCAGTCGGAAAATGATGATTGTGTTAACGCCATTTTGAATTTGTCCCTTTCTAAGGAAACTAACTAATCATAGTTAGCTAATCATAGTTTAACTAATCATAAAGTGCATTAACAATATCTATATCTGCAGTTTATTCTTTAGGAGAAAATACCCATCCTGTTTTTgcataaaactataaattatagctgaatataagaaataaaataataagaacaaGAAACTCTAAACTGGAGAATTAACAATAACATATggtcagaagaaaaatatatattggcaTTATATTTGCAGCACAGCATTGCTGTAAATATAGtgccaatatttatttttatgcctatttagaatcaattaaaaaaacccaACTTTATACTGAGGTGATGTTGCTGAATACTCTTGCACCGAAAAATGAAATAAGGTTGACAAAAAATGTtcaaagttttcatataaataaagaaaatttcaaccaattatataattaaaagatacaaTTTCTGAACATTGAGTTAGCTTATATTAGTTACAGTTATATTcacattccatttttaaaacagcTTTAGGACCATTTTGAGACAGACCCCCATAATTTTATACTACAGTCAGATGACATCTAAGTTGGAATTCTACTCTCCAAACTTCTGAACCATAAAgctgaaaaatatctaaatctgaTCAATTCCGCACACACCAGGCATATGGATGCTTTTCAGTGGCATTGAGTTTTGAATCCCCCCTTCcccccaaaaaagttcttttatggCACTGAATACAACTAAAGACTtgtagtttataaaattataaatactatatttcaagttttaaaatatcaacatattaaaaacttaatttttatattaaattttaaaaacttaaaatttatattaattataatcattactataatatataatgtgttttaaaattgaaaaagtttttattttaattttattttaaatgaaaccaagctgttctgaaaataattaagaaactgctcaaacaaattttgttcttatttaaaaaagattagagAATAAAGTAGGTCATAATAAgcagataaaaacaaaaataaagcaatggcactacattaataatatataaaataattatgaaattgtttattaataattaaacttggtgagtttaatatttctataagcTTGAATCAATTTCTGTAATTAGAAAAagacaactgaaaaaaaaaaaaaaaaaaaaaaaagagggggaaaaaataaaataaaattgtgctttattatttatatatggatCAGTACTAAcaattattgaatgaataataatgaataattcttttacttttgcaggcaaatattatctaaataataaaataataattaaacattagcCTTGAAAATTCTATGCCCATTTGGCTATGCATCAGGaactacaaattattaaatagaatataaagacACCtttaaacatacattaaaattttatgcactttACAAAGCCATTTACAttctatcaataataataaataccttATTAATAAGCtaacaataaaagatttaagaaCTCGAGAACTCCATTTCTACCACAGGTTACCTAGTATTAAAGAATGATTTAACTTTTGCAAAATTCATTCGTAAACAATATTGGAAACTTagctatatattttatgatattaaaaaaattcttttttaaataatttactagaCAGAATAAAATACATGCAAAATACTAGTTtccacctttaaaaaaaaaagataaaattttaatattaattactatgCAGAACACTGAAGAAGCAAAAATACTGGTTTTATCTGGGCaataattatatagaataaaagaaaaaaagtatgcaaattattttatcaactaaaactattaatttaaaaaaaaatccaaattgaaaaaaattaatataaatagtatttccACTAaagattattacttctttttttataattttgtaattctgggaaaaaaaaaaaaaaaagtagatgaaACAACTtctcaaaattattgaaacagtAATTTAGTTATTTAGGGATCAAATAAGATGgacaatcaaaataatatatttaaaaaaaaaattacaaaaattactatGCAGAGAATTAAGGTGACAATATTCTAtacaataagatttaaaataaactcatattataaaggaatataaattttcatatattttctttaaatatcttaaacattattaaaatcctCTTTTTGATTCCTGTTAGAATGAAAGTTATCAGTTTAAGactgatataataaattttatgttttggcatattcaaaacatattatcCAAATGTGGAGCAAGATTAATTTggttacaaaaataagaaatgtttcagGCAGTTTTAGATTAATTTCCCAAGCAGTTTAACAGGTCTTTCTTACTTTTTCATGTTATATAGCAGATATCAAATTGGCAATACAGTGTCTTTAAATTCTAAGTGTAAAATATTTCTGAGTTTTCAAGTTTTGACTGCATATCAACACATATAATTCAATTACTTTAAAAGCTAGCTTCTTATAGATCATATTAAAATACTGCATACTTAATATATGCTTTGTGAGCCATGACCAAACTTTTCAAATTACTAATTTGACAAGTCTTGTctattccttaataataataataatctaatccATAATTctttgtcaaagatttaaaatagcATCAAGTATCTAGAATTAAATCTccctaaaaatagtttattttgaaggggggggggaatagctTTTGGTGAATCTTCCTTTGCAATATTTACTAGACATGGAAATGGatcttcatttataaaaatgtgaataaatatcaaacagataaaaaaataaaagaagtaaactGCATCATTCAGATGGCCATATAAGAGAATCCGGGACATGACAATAAAAAGCGgcaagttttacttttttttaaaaagacaatgaGTTCCTAAATATGTTATTCTTTctctacaattttttattatattaacgttttgcaaatttttaaagatttgagtCAACATTTTTTTAGACTGGCAAGAACCTGATACCCAATTCTCCTGTTTTActataaagacattttaaaaatcatttcatcattatatataaataaattttagcacaattgtcttttaagaaatttttttaaaatttatttttgactccccccccccccccaatatctCCACCCAGGCCAAGTTCTAATTCAGAATAAGCAATCCTTTACTACACAAACCAAAATTAACACTTaccattaatatttctttctttgtgtGAGCATCTTGCTCAGAAGAGTTGCAAGACATTTTTTCTAGACTTTgactatttttttccttattgtagtcacaaaatgagTCTCTGTGCCTTGTATCATCAGAAATCCTCTTATTTATAGAAATTGAGTGAGCATCCATCTTCTTCACACAGTTTTGCACTGAATTTCTAACAGAAAGTGGTTTAAAACTTTCTGTGCAGGTTTGTTGAACATTGCAGATATATCCTGGCATTATATTATTAGTCTGAGTCTGCAAAGGATAGCAAACACTGTTACAAGacaaatctttatttgaaatttctgaagGAATTACACCAGCAGTTTCACTATTATTTACACAAATTCCTTCAGTATTTTTCATCAAACTCATCTCTACATTATCAGATGTGGAATTTCCTACCATATTTCTTCTGGGTAATGCACTGTTAATAGCAACTGGTGAATTAATACCATCTGACATGGAGACACTACTTACATTAGAAAATGCAGAGTTTCTAATTTCATTATCCAATTGATGACGTATATGATTTATCGCATCAAGATAACTGTTTGATACCATTTGGTTTTGATTGGCGAGGTCAGATGCTAAGACATTAGTTCTTTCAAGAGCATTGCGATTAATCACATTTTCAAATTCATCAAGATTGATATTATTATCATTGAAAGCCATCTCTTTAATGCTTTGATCAGACATATCAACATCTACAGGGCTTGAAATTGTATCACTTGCATTAACTTTTCCAGCAGGATTTTGATTATTACTTGCATTGGAAAAATCAATAGGCATTGCATGATTATCCATACAAGCCATTCCTTTGATGTTTTGATCAGATACATCAACATTTATTATAGGATTAGAAACTGTATTTCTTTCAcaagaattttgattaatcacCTTGGAAAAATCAAGAGGCATTGCATTACTATTAGTAGATGCTATTTCATTCATGCTACAGGTAGACAAATCAGTGTTCATTACAGGATTAGAAATAGCATTACATGTACTGATTCCTTCAGCAGAACTTCGATTaactatttttgagaaattaactGGCATTACATTACTTTCAGCACATGTCATCTCTTTGATATTTTGGTTAGATATATCAATGTTTACAACAGGATTAGAAACTGTACTACTTACACAAACTCTTTCAGGAGGACTTCGACTCATCATCTCAATATAACTTGCACAAGATACAAGAGTGCTATcagaataagaaatttctttgttattttgattAGAAACAGCAACATTTATTATTGGGCTGGATACACACGGCAAAGTAGGGCTATTTGCAGAAGAAATGTCACATTTAATTGAATTACGAGCTCCCAAATTACTGACGGGAGAGTAACCACTGTTCTGTAAACCATTTAATTCAATATCACTAGAACCACTCTCTTTCAAATTACCGACAGAAATATGCTCTTCTTGCTGCAGCATAGACTTAGAAATGTCTTCAAAATTATCCCTGtcagttttcatttcattatcaCTATTACTATTTATCATATTCAAAGCATTACTGATAAGATTCTCATTCTCATCATCTGAACTTTCACTTGAAAACATTTGTTCCGACACTTTGACTGGAATAGGATTAGAGCATGATGGACTcacatttatatttgttttatcaatataaaatggACCGGCATttgatttcatatcaaaatttttattgatatttattttatcattgattAGCGATTCATTAAAGCCAAGATTGGGTGGTGACAAAGATTTTGGATATTTGGTATCTCTCTTACATATAGGAGAAAAAGCATCAAGTGAATTAACAGCTTCTTCAACTTTTACATGAGCATCTTTTAAGTCAATTGCATTATTTACAGGAATAGAAGTATTGGCATTTGACTGAGGCTTTAAATCTGTTGAAATGCCAGAAGCAAATGCAGGTGAATTCATTTCAGGAGAAAAATTCTCTTGATCTGGGCACTCATTTTCATCTGCTTTGGATTTGCAgtcatcaaaatcaaaaatattatcatcaaaCATCATATCATCCATGTCAGGAAGATTATCAATATTTTCCAtccaacaattttcaaaattttttatgcataattgaGCTAAAGTAGCTGTATTTGTTTTATCTAATATTGGATCCACAGCACAAGATTCTAAAAGTAATTCATTTGTTACTCCGGGTAAACATAAATCTTTGCAGTCTACAATGTCATCGTTAAGTGGGGAGTCTGGCTTTATTCCTACAACATCTATTTCAGATTTAACACTGTTATCATTACTGAGAGGAGAAGGTTCCATGTGAGTCGCTGGTGACTCCTGTTTGATTTCTTCCTTTTgattaatatgcaaatttaaagGCGAAGGAGattcatcttttttaatattcCGATTGAGAGGTAATAATATTTCTTCTGGTTGTTTGTCATGTACATTTAAGTGAATAggagattcatttttaatatgcatattaagAGGAATGGGGAGATCTGCCATCAAACtagtatttttattatgcatCACATTGCCATTAAACAAGACAATGTTAGAAGCTTGATCCGGAATCTGATGCTTTTGGATGAATTCTTGAGGCGAAGgcaacatttttagaatattgttgacagattcgtaatttttttcattggataCAAACTTCTGGTGATTAGCACTTTTTATATGAGTTTTCAAATCATTGAAATGTGTCCTACAACattcacaataattattttcttctttaggTTTCAGTTTTGGAAGTTTTTTATCTTTCACAGTTGGTTTAGAATCTTGAGCACGGTACTGTAATCGATTATTTAGGTCCATATGATTAGGATGAAGCTGTCTTGGTCCAGTGGGTTTATCTAAAATCACATTGcaattttctgcttttatcaACACATTGGCATTCCTCAATGGCATTAAACGTTCAGGATCATTactaaacattttataacatGGTCGAAACTTTTTATGATAGCATTCAAACTTTATGAAACATCCAGTGAGATTCGAGATATTTTGGTTCTTCTTAGTTGTGTGATTTATAGTTGAAATCGATTTCACAAATGGTTCGATTGAAGACAAAAAATTACTGAGTTCTAGGATTGGAATTTCCCATTGTCTTGCAAAGAGAAGGATATTATCATAGGATGAAGTGTTTGtggatgttaaaaatttatagccTCTTGAAGTTGAGGGTAGATTATATAAAACACCTGGATGGCCGTAACTTGATCCAACTATAGTATGTGGAGCATATGATGCTCTGAAAGTTAAATCATTACAAAATTGTTGAGCAGCAACAACATAAGTGTTTTCAATGAGAATAGTTGTGATCTGCTTGCTTAAAAATGCTTCTATTCTACCGCCGAGTACAGGAATTTTCTCTGAAGCAATCTGAAGAGTTTGTGGACTTGACCAGATGAAATAGACTTGTCCCTTCAAACATAATTCAGGCGGCAATTTACGCTTATACGATGGACACATATTCATTGGACCGGACGCTTTTCAGCACCGTCATTTGATATCAGAATATCGAAACAATGCTACAGCAAAGTATATAATGTACGCAAATCATcttcattcataaaaatgtaaaaaaaatgtaagaaaaagttatttataataatattatgcaaAACATTACTTTGGGTCAAGCTACCCGCTATAGGTAAATACAGCATCTAGATCTCTTAATGAGGCGTTGCCAACTTGAAAGATATTTGACAAACTTTATCCTGGATTTTGACACAAAGAAAACAATCAGTGAAATTTAGTTAAAAGgataaagtttcttaaaaatatattccatagcctattaaaattaaaaatatcaacgtCTAAAAATGAGGGTTTAATACTGCTTAATTTAGcggaaatcaattattaattatttcgatATCAACTTTCTTTACTCAATGAAGTAAGTTtggcaaattttaaaatcatataaatagtataaatatgcTTGTGGAAGTTTTTAGaggaaaaattacaataaatggGATGGAATTATAGGTTTTATGCAATATCTTTTGTGCTTGCTTGAAATAATATCGCACTAGAGCTATGTTGAAAAGCAAGAAAGGAAAAGAATACATTTTGCTAcacacttttgaaatttcaatagaaGTATATTTTCGATTTACTTTAAAAGGATCTATATCTAACATAGTAATGTTAATGTttcaaattgtattatttaagcgACATTCCACTGAAAAAAGAGCTACTTGTTGATCGAATGGCAACGTTTTATCCTTTTTAACAATTGCGGTGTTCTGTTCAGATATTCCGAAACTGATATAGAGGAATTGGAaactaaatattgttacgaagggaatacttttctaattttttaaaaaaatggctgatAACGAACAGAAGGCAATGCAATTAGTTGCCGATGCAGAAAAGAAACTTAAATCTGCTCAGGGATTTTTAGGTGGTCTATTTAGGtaggttttaata comes from Argiope bruennichi chromosome 2, qqArgBrue1.1, whole genome shotgun sequence and encodes:
- the LOC129959183 gene encoding uncharacterized protein LOC129959183, which translates into the protein MNMCPSYKRKLPPELCLKGQVYFIWSSPQTLQIASEKIPVLGGRIEAFLSKQITTILIENTYVVAAQQFCNDLTFRASYAPHTIVGSSYGHPGVLYNLPSTSRGYKFLTSTNTSSYDNILLFARQWEIPILELSNFLSSIEPFVKSISTINHTTKKNQNISNLTGCFIKFECYHKKFRPCYKMFSNDPERLMPLRNANVLIKAENCNVILDKPTGPRQLHPNHMDLNNRLQYRAQDSKPTVKDKKLPKLKPKEENNYCECCRTHFNDLKTHIKSANHQKFVSNEKNYESVNNILKMLPSPQEFIQKHQIPDQASNIVLFNGNVMHNKNTSLMADLPIPLNMHIKNESPIHLNVHDKQPEEILLPLNRNIKKDESPSPLNLHINQKEEIKQESPATHMEPSPLSNDNSVKSEIDVVGIKPDSPLNDDIVDCKDLCLPGVTNELLLESCAVDPILDKTNTATLAQLCIKNFENCWMENIDNLPDMDDMMFDDNIFDFDDCKSKADENECPDQENFSPEMNSPAFASGISTDLKPQSNANTSIPVNNAIDLKDAHVKVEEAVNSLDAFSPICKRDTKYPKSLSPPNLGFNESLINDKININKNFDMKSNAGPFYIDKTNINVSPSCSNPIPVKVSEQMFSSESSDDENENLISNALNMINSNSDNEMKTDRDNFEDISKSMLQQEEHISVGNLKESGSSDIELNGLQNSGYSPVSNLGARNSIKCDISSANSPTLPCVSSPIINVAVSNQNNKEISYSDSTLVSCASYIEMMSRSPPERVCVSSTVSNPVVNIDISNQNIKEMTCAESNVMPVNFSKIVNRSSAEGISTCNAISNPVMNTDLSTCSMNEIASTNSNAMPLDFSKVINQNSCERNTVSNPIINVDVSDQNIKGMACMDNHAMPIDFSNASNNQNPAGKVNASDTISSPVDVDMSDQSIKEMAFNDNNINLDEFENVINRNALERTNVLASDLANQNQMVSNSYLDAINHIRHQLDNEIRNSAFSNVSSVSMSDGINSPVAINSALPRRNMVGNSTSDNVEMSLMKNTEGICVNNSETAGVIPSEISNKDLSCNSVCYPLQTQTNNIMPGYICNVQQTCTESFKPLSVRNSVQNCVKKMDAHSISINKRISDDTRHRDSFCDYNKEKNSQSLEKMSCNSSEQDAHTKKEILMMQSHSPCTKAQSFEDTPKTKIPHKKNTRKLRKLPSLWSVSILPGKGLKLKFTCLQPESLVTVESDEEGAQPVKHRECK